The following are encoded together in the Peromyscus leucopus breed LL Stock chromosome 1, UCI_PerLeu_2.1, whole genome shotgun sequence genome:
- the Stard10 gene encoding START domain-containing protein 10: MGPRAAPGRPGSSGGGGGGGARTPAPAGPSREARTGPRKVASASAAASTLSEPPRRTQESRTRSRAPGLSTLPMEKPAASTEPQGPRPALGRESVQVPDDQDFRSFRSECEAEVGWNLTYSKAGVSVWVQAVEMDRTLHKIKCRMECCDVPAETLYDVLHDIEYRKKWDSNVIETFDIARLTVNADVGYYSWRCPKPLKNRDVITLRSWLPMGADYIIMNYSVKHPKYPPRKDLVRAVSIQTGYLIQSTGPKSCVITYLAQVDPKGSLPKWVVNKSSQFLAPKAMKKMYKACIKYPEWKQKHQPHFKPWLHPEQSPLPSLALSELSVQHADSLENIDESAVTESREERAGGAGGEGSDDDTSLT, from the exons ATG GGCCCCCGCGCGGCCCCCGGTCGCCcgggcagcagcggcggcggcggcggcggaggagcTCGCACCCCGGCCCCGGCGGGCCCCAGCAGAGAAGCCCGCACAG GTCCCAGGAAGGTGGCGTCAGCATCTGCAGCCGCGTCGACGTTGTCGGAACCTCCGCGGAGGACCCAAGAGAGTCGTACTAGGTCCAGGGCCCCGGGCCTCTCCACGCTCCCTATGGAGAAGCCAGCTGCCTCAACGGAACCCCAAGGGCCTCGGCCCGCATTGGGCCGCGAAAGTGTCCAGGTGCCCGATGACCAGGACTTCCGCAGCTTCCGGTCAGAGTGTGAGGCCGAGGTGGGTTGGAACCTGACCTACAGCAAGGCCGGCGTGTCCGTGTGGGTGCAGGCTGTGGAGATGGATCGGACACTGCACAAGATCAAG TGCAGGATGGAGTGCTGTGATGTGCCAGCTGAGACGCTCTACGATGTCCTGCACGACATAGAATACCGAAAGAAGTGGGACAGCAATGTCATTGAGACTTTCGACATCGCTCGCCTGACTGTCAACGCTGACGTAGGATATTACTCTT GGAGGTGTCCCAAGCCCCTGAAGAACCGTGATGTCATCACCCTCCGTTCCTGGCTCCCCATGGGCGCTGATTACATCATTATGAACTACTCAGTGAAGCATCCT AAATACCCACCTCGGAAAGACTTGGTCCGAGCTGTGTCCATCCAGACGGGCTACCTCATCCAGAGCACGGGGCCCAAGAGCTGTGTCATTACCTACCTGGCCCAAGTGGATCCCAAAG GCTCCTTACCCAAGTGGGTGGTGAATAAATCATCTCAGTTCCTGGCTCCCAAG GCCATGAAGAAGATGTACAAGGCCTGCATCAAGTACCCCGAGTGGAAGCAGAAGCACCAGCCCCACTTCAAGCCGTGGCTGCACCCGGAGCAGAGCCCGCTGCCCAGCCTGGCGCTGTCGGAGCTGTCGGTACAACACGCGGACTCCCTGGAGAACATTGACGAGAGCGCGGTGACAGAGAGCCGGGAGGAGCGAGCCGGAGGCGCGGGCGGAGAGGGCAGCGACGACGACACTTCACTCACCTGA